The genome window aatcatatgatCATAATGATGCGTTTCTGGATAAAAAAGAAAGAGGGACACGGGACACCCTACAGTTTGAGAGGATACGAAACACTCTATAGTTTGACATAATAACTTTACCTATTCTACACTACAGTTTCAACTACTCTTCACACTGAATTTATGTTGCCTACATTAAAATACGTTGAACACCACTTGAAGGTTAAATGgttaaaaaagactaaaatcaTAAATGAGATCAATATTACTTTTactttatgatttttttaaaagtttttatttcttaatttaaaaataatttattaaaatacggagtaattatttttaagaattaaggattaaaaaagtattaaaagtGTATTTCAAgaaaaaggattaaaagtggaaaaaaaataaatttaacattACTGCATAAATATAACTGCCGCGGCTGGGAGGTTAACGGATAACACCATTACAGTGGGCTCAGAGACTGCCCGAGTGACAGAAGGACGAACCGATGATGCCGGCGGCGACCACCGTGGAGGGCGTAGTTCACAGAGTGCCCTATCTCACAACTGCGGTTCGGAACCCTACTTTCTCCAGTCGGGGCTCCGCTTCTATCCGGTTCCGCGCCTTGTCTTTTTCAGCATCCGCCGCTTCTCCTCCTTCTACGGTGGTGGACGAACAGAAACTCGGACCCGGTTCTCTCGGACACATCACGCGCCCCGACTTCCCTATCCTCCATCAGGTAATTCCTAGCCCCTCTCCTTCTAGAAGACTCTGAAATAGGAGTATAGGACTTGCAGAGACTGTTAGGTACGTGAAAATGAGGCGTCAGAATTCGATGAATTCCTTTCAAAATATTGAAGTAATCCTTCGATTCTTTCATTTACGCAAGCTAATCAAAGCAGACTGTAATCTCTGTTCTAATACTTGTGGAGTTGACTGTTAATAACTATAAATTATGTAGCAATAGCATAATCAAGCGCACTTGATGAAAGCAGATTGTAATCTCTGTTCTAATACTTGTGGAGTTGACTGTGTTAATAACTATAAATTATGTAGCAATAACATAATCAAGCGCACTTGATGAAAGCAGACTGTAATCTCTGTTCTAATACTTGTGGAGTTGACTGTGTTAATAACTATAAATTATGTAGCAATAACATAATCAAGCGCACTTGATGAAAGCAGATTGTAATCTCTGTTCTAATACTTGTGGAGTTGACTGTGTTAATAACTATAAATTATGTAGCAATAACAGAGTTGACTGTGTTAATAACTATAAATTATGTAGCAATAACATAATCAAGCGCACTTGATGAAAGCAGACTGTAATCTCTGTTCTAATACTTGTGGAGTTGACTGTGTTAATAACTATAAATTATGTAGCAATAACATAATCAAGCGCACTTGATGAAAGCAGACTGTAATCTCTGTTCTAATACTTGTGGAGTTGACTGTGTTAATAACTATAAATTATGTAGCAATAGCATAATCAAGCACACTTGATGAAAGCAGACTGTAATCTCTGTTCTAATACTTGTGGAGTTGACTGTGTTAATAACTATAAATTATGTTGCAATAACATAATCAAGCGCACTTGATGAAGCATACTATGTTTAGTTCGAGTTTTCAAGCTAATTAAATGGATAAATACTGCTATTTCTGTTCAACACACAATGTAAGGTTTTGGATATAATAATTCCAGGAGGTAAATGGCTCAAAGCTTGTGTACTTGGATAATGCTGCGACCTCTCAGAAGCCAACAGATGTCTTGAAGGCATTACAGACTTATTATGAAGGTTACAATTCCAATGTCCACCGTGGTATCCATTACTTAAGGTGTTCTTCCAGCAAAGCTGTTGTCTTAATTTTGTCTTGTCATTCTTGCTTAACATCTTCTTTGCATAGGCTAGTTGTGGAATTTATACTTATTATGGTATGCATAATGGTAGTGCAAAGGCAACAGATGAGTATGAGCTAGCAAGACGTAAGGTGGCAGCTTTCATCAATGCATCTGAATCTAAAGAAATTGTTTTCACAAGAAATGCTACAGAAGCTATTAACTTAGTGGCTTACACTTGGGGACTCACAAATTTAAAGCCGGGAGATGAGGTCTGTTACCATGCTTCTTTACATTAATAGACACTTAAGTTACGGGTTGACTGAGGATCCTGTGATTCCCTTTCTTACAAATTGTCTAAAAGATAGCAAGTGCCAGTTAGCATATTTAGTTTGTTTATCTTTAGCCATGGGAGGTGTTTAATATTTGCAGGTCATAGTCACAATAGCTGAGCATCACAGTGCAATAGTACCCTGGCAATTGATTGCTCAAAGGACTGGTGTTATCCTAAAGTTTGTGAGTTTGACAGACAATGAAGTTCCAGATATAATGGAGTTAAAAGAAACACTCTCAAGGAAGACAAAACTTGTTTGTGTTCACCATGTCTCAAATATGCTAGGTGCGCAAGtgcttctttttatttattataagtaGATACTAATGCCATATGAAGGAACACTGAAGAGATCTCTTTATgctaaagaagaagaagctagGCCACCTATATCTGCTTTTACACGGTGATATAAATAACTACTTTTGTAATATATCGAATGAAGTTAATGATGTCACAGCATAGAACTTCTTCTCAGCTCCTTCTCTGACTCATCTAACAGCTGTCTTATATAACTTTGTTAGTGTTAATGTTCCCATCACCTGCCTTAAAAGACAGGGTTTGATACTTAAGCTTGAAGGGCATTCAAACTCTTGTTTACACCTCTTGAGCTAGATTGTGGGGTGATAACCGAGGGTTTCTAACAGTTATCTTCATTAATATCTAATAAACAAGGAGATCCTATCAAATGAATTCATATGAGTCTAGTTATTCTAATTTCTGTAGGCATACTAATGTGGATAATGTGGACTTACATATGCTGGTCCATGCTGGCAACTTCCGTGAGTTAATATTTTTGATGTGTTGGATAAAAGTGAGCTCAAGTTTGGCATATCCAAGTAATATAATAGCTTGCACTCTTTTCTGCCTCTTCATTTTCCAAGGCTCCATCTCATTGCTGCCACTCCCTCTTATTAATGCAGCTTCTCTGCTTCCAATTGAAGAAATTATAAGTTGGGCACATGATGTTGGAGCAAAGGTGCTTGTAGATGCTTGCCAAAGTGTGCCACATATGGTAGTTGATGTTAAGAGCCTAGATGCTGATTTTCTTGTTGCCTCATCTCATAAGGTGAGATCATTGTCCTTCACTTTAACATCTAATTTTGCTACTTGAATTGAAGGACTAATAATGCTTCAGatgtctcaaaaaaaataataataataataatgtttcaGATGTGTGGGCCTACAGGCATTGGATTCTTGTATGGTAAGAGTGAACTCCTAACTGCTATGCCTCCATTCCTGGGTATGTATCTTAGATATCTAATCTACTCTTCATTTGCATGCAATTTGCTTTCTTGATTAGAATTTTATGTACTGAAGCACTCACTTTCAACTTTCATGAGTACAGGAGGTGGTGAAATGATAGCCGATGTATATTTGGACCATTCAACTTATGCTGAGCCACCATCCAGGTTGGTGCCATATGTGATATTGATGGAAAATTAACAAGTGCGTCAATATTTGTATCTATTTAGTGTTTAGGCTTTGTAGAAGTTCAGTCAGCTAGTTACTTGATCAAAGTAccttatatatgtgtgtgcatgtgtgtataGTGTGTACTAAATCAAATTACTTTTGTCATTCTATCTGTTATTGGGAATCAGATTTGAGGCTGGAACACCTGCAATTGGAGAAGCTATTGGGCTTGGAGCAGCCATTGACTATCTGTCTCAAATAGGCATGCAACGAATTCATGATTATGAGGTGTGCACACTTCCTGGCATATCAAGTGCTATTTGTTCCAGAGAGAGTTGATTTATTcatctttttaaataaatattagatgacagtttgatttattttataccTCACGTATGACCATGGGCTTAGATATTCTCTTTCTACAATCATTTCTCAGGTGGAGCTGGGTCATTATCTATATGATAGCCTCCGCTCAGTACCCAGTGTTCGTATCTATGGTCCTGCACCATCACAAACTGTAAAGCGGGCAGCTCTTTGTTCTTTTAATGTTGAGGATGTTCACCCAACAGATATCGCAACTTTCCTTGACCAACAGGTATAATAAGAAAAGACATTTTTGGTGAATAAGCATTCCTTCATGAACTCTGGTTTACTAACAACTTTGTCTAATCTCTGCAGCATGGTGTAGCTATCAGATCTGGTCACCACTGTGCTCAGCCTCTACATCGCTGTTTGGGAATCAGTTCGAGTGCTCGCGCTAGCCTTCACTTCTACAACACTAAAGAGGATATCGATCACTTCATAGATGCACTGAAGGACACAATCAGCTTCTTCACTTCTTATAAATGATGGTTCTCTTAGGTGATAAATTGGGTTTCTGATCTGTTGTCCAAATGTATACTTGGCCCATGATTTGGCATCATCTTGTCCAGTAGAAAATCTCATTGTAGTATAACAACATTTTGTGAACGTTCTTAAATTAGAGTATAATACATAACCTTCTTTTTTCATTAACAGAATGTTATTCGTGATCTCTGTACAACAATGACATTTTGGAAGTTCAGAAGTAGACTTCACAAAGCTACCTTCATGCTAGAGTAATAGTTTAGCTTGTCTTTGCATCTCACACTGCATGCAAGCATCATGGGCATATTGGGAatttgggattcacttgtgcaaTACACTCTTCTTGGGCAGCTTGGCCTTCTTCTGAGATTGGTTCTGCAAAAGATCAAAACATCACAAAAATCAGGTCAGCAAAACAAGGATTGATAGGAGAATTTGTAAATGACCCAATGCAGTGTTCTAACTTTTTGCCTTTCTAGAGCTTCATAGTCAATCCTGTCTTGCCACCTGCTCTTCCGAAGCTTGATTGGTCGATTTCCAACATATTTGCCTGAAATAAAAATGTTGTATGTCATCATACATTCATATGGGCAACAAATTACAATACTGAAGCAAGCAAGTTAACACCATTAGACCTTAAGagccatttatatttatatcccGTGGGCATGCTTTTCCAATTAATCGATTCTACAAGGAATGACTAGCCCTCAGAGAAATATGCTTTGGCACAAGGAATATTTTGAAcacttttctttaaaaaattcatacacAAACTACAAAAACCAGATCCTGAATTCCAGTGCAAATGAAGGTAACAACTAACAACTACCATTCGAGAAATCAACTAGAAGGCTAGGGAAAGTGTACAACTA of Ipomoea triloba cultivar NCNSP0323 chromosome 3, ASM357664v1 contains these proteins:
- the LOC116012777 gene encoding cysteine desulfurase 1, chloroplastic, which codes for MMPAATTVEGVVHRVPYLTTAVRNPTFSSRGSASIRFRALSFSASAASPPSTVVDEQKLGPGSLGHITRPDFPILHQEVNGSKLVYLDNAATSQKPTDVLKALQTYYEGYNSNVHRGIHYLSAKATDEYELARRKVAAFINASESKEIVFTRNATEAINLVAYTWGLTNLKPGDEVIVTIAEHHSAIVPWQLIAQRTGVILKFVSLTDNEVPDIMELKETLSRKTKLVCVHHVSNMLASLLPIEEIISWAHDVGAKVLVDACQSVPHMVVDVKSLDADFLVASSHKMCGPTGIGFLYGKSELLTAMPPFLGGGEMIADVYLDHSTYAEPPSRFEAGTPAIGEAIGLGAAIDYLSQIGMQRIHDYEVELGHYLYDSLRSVPSVRIYGPAPSQTVKRAALCSFNVEDVHPTDIATFLDQQHGVAIRSGHHCAQPLHRCLGISSSARASLHFYNTKEDIDHFIDALKDTISFFTSYK